The DNA sequence ATTCTCGGATTGATCATGGCGATTTACATGATCGTGCTGGGTTTCCGCTCTCAACAAGTCGTCGATGGGGCCAGATCGCTCAGGGAAGCGCTGTTACTGACGACCTGGAGGAAGGTCGGGCTGGTCTTCGGCAGCCTGACCGCGCTGGTGATGCTCTTGTTCTTCTCTCGCGTCGCGACCGCCGGTTTCTCCATGCGGAAATTCGAAGTCTATCTGAGCTTGCTGCTGCTGATCGCCATTGTCTTCTCGGTCGAGATGACGATCCAGCGGATTTGGCCGAACGGCGCGCGCCGCCATCGGGCGCTTGGCCTGTTCACGATGATCGTCTATTGTGTTCTCTTTGTGACCGGCACCACCACCTATACGATGCTCTATCTTTTGTATCCGGGAAAGATCGGATGACGCAAGAAGTGCTGAGATCTGAGGCCCCGTCATGCTGACCTGCGGCTGTGGTCGCTGGATGCATACAGAGGGGATTGAAGAACGGTCCTATGATGATGGGACGCCCCAGTGGTTCATTCGAACGGAATGTCGCGGCTGCGGCTTGAAGGTCGGCATCGATGTCCCTGCCGGTCAGACCGGCGAGCTCGTCGATCGGATGATGTGGACCGATGACGCGCTGCACCGGCTGGATCGTATACCTCCGTACCTTGCGCCGTTATTCCGTGCGGAGGTGGAGCAGGATGTGCGCACCAGAGGTGAGCGTGTGATTGCCTATGACACGTTGCTTCGACCAAGGACTGGCGAACGTATCGAGTGGGAGCCTGAAGCAGAGCGTCGCTTGGAGCGGGTGCCGGCGCCGGTCCGTGCCATGGCCCGCATTGAGCTGGAGCGGACCGTGGCAGATCGCGGCGAGACACGCATCACCGTCGCCTTGATGGAAGAAGTGAAGGCGCGTTATTTCGGAATGGCCGCACAAAAGACGTAAAAGGTAAGACGTGAAACGTAACACGAGAAGATTTTCCGTCATTTCACGTTTCACGGTTCACGTCTAACGAGCAAATTATGCTACATCGAATGGCATTGCGAGTCTTGCCCAGCCTCAGTCTGGCCGTTACGGAAGACTCTGTGCGCAAGCAAAAGCGGATCGTCATGTTTGTGCCGGGGCTGGTGGCTTTCGTGGTCTATCGGCTGGCCAAGCTGTTCTTGCCTCTGTCGGAACCGATCGTCTTGTTGCTGGTCAGCGGCCTGGTTGCGGTGGTCACATCGTTGCTTGCCTATCGCGTCGGTCGCGCCGCTGTCTGGGGTACGATCCTTCGAGAGGACAGGAGCCGTTTGCTGTTCTGGCTCGGAGGCTGGATCGGGTTTGTCTATGGGGTTCAGTTGTCTCTGCTGGTCCTGGCGTTGCTCTGGCTCGTCGGCTATGGCTATCTCCAGCATCCGGATGGGCCTGCCATGATGGCCATCATCATTTCCTGTACGGCAGTGGCGCGCGATGCTTTTGAGATCGGGCATGTGAGGAAAGTGGCCCTCCTGGGCCGCCTCTTTCCGACGTTTCCCGATGGGCTGGCCCTCCGCACGATGGTCGGCAGCCATGCAATGGAACTGGCGCCTTGGGTTGCAGTTGGTCTCATCATTGGAGCATTGGGCGCCTCGCTGGGACACCTCGTCGAGGCGAGCCAGGGAGCGGCCCTGGTGCAGTTGGCCTCTGTATCGGTGTTGGGGGGGCTGGTTTCTCTCTGTGCCTACTTTGGCGGGCTTCGTCCCAACTCGTCATGGACCCAAGGACTGTTCCAGACGAAGGCGGGCGAATTGCTGAAATATTGGTGGTGGCCGGGACTCGCCTTTGTTGCGACCTACTATCTGGTGGCGGTTGGGTTTGTGCTGTTCCTCTTGAGGCAGCCTGGCATTCCCACTACGTATGCGATGGCTAGTGGCGGATTCGTGACCGGCATGATGGCTCTGTATTGTTACTATCTCGGGTTTCGCCGGCAGGTTGAAGAACAGCAGGGGCAGACGATGTCGAGCGCCTTGCTCCGCTGTCCCTTCGTCATGGGAATCCTTGGCAAGTCATCTGGTGCGGGCGTCTCTATGACGGCCGGTTCGAAGGTGTAGTCTATGGGTATGAAGAAGAGAACATACGGAGTTGTGTGGGTTTCTCTCCTCCTGTTGGTGGTGTTGGCCGCCGCGTGGATTGGCTGGGGCCTTCAGGGCCCGGCTTTTGCTGAGGAGAGCACCGACCTCTATTTCAAGACGCCTGGAACTCCCCAGGGGCCTCCCGCCCCTTCTCCGCAAGAGACCGTCTATTCGCGCATCGGGTCGTTCGACAGCCGATTGCTCGTCTGGTTCGTCACGCAGCAACATACCTACTTCGGTGGGTTCGTCCTTGCGCTGCCAATTTTCTGTGTCCTGCTGGAGTTCCTGGGGTTGAGCAGCAGAAAGCCGTCGCTGGCCCTTCGCTATGATGGCCTCGCGCGGGATTTAGCCAAAGTGGCGCTGCTTGCCCTGTCTGTGACCGCGGTGGTCGGGAGCCTCATGCTGGGGATGTTTATCTGGTTCTATCCCAGCTTCATGAAGTATATGGGCGGGACGTTCAAGTCCTTTATGCCGCTGTATGCGATCGTGTTTGTCGGGGAATCGCTGCTGCTCATCCTCTATTACTACAGCTGGAACCGGTTGGCTGAGCCATCGTTGAAGTGGGTGCATGCCTCGATCGGCGTGTTGAGCAATCTGTTCGGGGCGGCCCTGCTGTTCCTGGCGAATTCCTGGTCTGCCTTCATGATGGCGCCGGCCGGCGTCGATGCGCAGGGGCGGTTTCTGGGGAACGGATGGCATTTGCTCCATTCGGCCCTCTGGAATCCGTTGAATGTCCATCGATTCCTGGCCGATATCATGTCCGGCGGCGCGGTGGTCCTGGCCTATGCCTGCTATCGTTTCTTTACGAGTAAGACGGACGAAGAGCGCGCCTATTTCGATTGGGTAGGGTACGTCTTTTTGTTTGTCACGGTCTGTGCGCTTTTGCCGATGCCCTTTGCCGGCTATTGGTTGATGCGGTCGGTCTATGCCTTCAGCCAGAGCATGGGTGTGACGATGATGGGCGGATTGCTTACCTGGCTCTTCGTGGTGCAGGCCCTCTTGATCGGTGCCTTGTTTCTCGGGGTGAACTATTATCTCTGGCAGAGCATGGCGCGCCTTCGCGGAGGGGAACGGTATCAGCCTTACTATCAGTCGTTGCTGGCGGTGCTGATGTTGGCCCTGTTCATTTGGCTGACGCCGCATACCGTCATGATGTCGGGCAGTGAAGTGAAGGCGATGGGCGGTTCGTCGCATCCTGTGGTCGGCAACTACGGCGTGATGTCTGCCAAGAATGGCGCGGTCAATATCTTGATTCTCGTGACCACCCTGAGTTTCATCTACTACCGACGCGCCAATCGCACGATGGTCGTATCCTGGGTCAGGAAAGGGAACTTCCTCATCGGGGCGCTGTTCCTGCTCGGTTCCATTAATATTATTTACCTCTCGGTCTATGGATTCTATTTGCCGGCGAAGCTCCGCGTCGGACTGTCGTCCCCGCAGGCTGTGACGACGTTGACGGTGCTGGTGGTCGGGCTGGTGATCAATCGTATGATGCTCAAGGGGGCGCTCGTCCATGGACCGGTCCAATGGGGGAAGATTTCGGTCAGGGGCATGGTGGGCCTCTTCGGATTGGCTGCGGCCTTCTCGTGGGTCATGGGTCTCATGGGCTATATTCGTTCCTCCGGACGGTTGGCATGGCATGTGAGTGAGGTGATGGCCGATGTGTCGCCCTGGGCCTTTACGCCGGACTTTGCCTTTGCAGCGAAGATGGTGACGCTCAACATGGTGGTGTTCTGGGGGGCGGTCTTTGCGCTTTTCTGGATGTGCCAGCGCGATCAGTTGCCGGTGATGGGGGAAGAGTTGGCCGAGGGGGCTGCGCCGGTCCTAGCTCCGTCATCGTCGCAAGAGGCCTGAACAGCGAAAGGGTTGGAGTATGAATCGAGGGGTGATGATCCAGAGATATCTCGCAGTCTGGCTGGTGCTCTGTGGAAGTTTCATGATGCAGGGCGCGGTCTCGGCGCAAAACCAATCCTTGGTCTTGGAGGATTTCCAGGCGAAAGAAACGGACGGGTTCCCCTCGAATTGGGACCATGAGAATCAACGAAGCCATTCCAAGGGGCGTGATGCCTATAAGATTCAGACTGAAAACGGCGTGAGTTTTCTGGCGGCGAAGGATGCGGGGCAGCGGATCAAGAAAAAGAAGATCGATTGGGACCCGAAGGCCTTTCCTGTCCTCACCTGGCGCTGGCGGTTGAATAAGGCCGCGGCGGGAACGGAGCCGATCGCGGCGATCTATGCCTCGCTGGATACGGATTTGATGTTCATCCCCGTCTTCACGAAGTATATCTGGAGCGCCACCAAGCCTGAGGGGGTACTGAGCGAGGGGGGCATGTTTAGCGGCGCGGAGATCGTAGTCCAGAGCGGCACCAAGGATGTCGGGCAATGGATTGAAGAGCGGGTCAACGTCTATGAAGACTTCAAGCGGATTCACAAGCATGAGCCGGCTGCCAAGGCTTGGGGTATTTCGATTATTGCCGGGCCTGGCGTCGAAATCGATTTCGGTTCGCTGGTGGCTAGCGCAGGGCACTAGAGCATTGGAGTGTAGTTAGCATGGCCGAATCCGGTACGGAGCAAGATTGGTCGATGAAAGTGCCCGATATCCTGTTCGGCGTGGCCGTGATGGGAACCGTCGGGACGCTGATCGGGGTCATCATGGGCGGCGGCATCCTGCCGGTTGCGAGCGGGGCAGGGCTCCTGCTTGGCGGGGTCATCGGCTTTATGGGTGGACGACGTTTTCTAGCGAGTATTTTGGTGGGCACAGTGCTGGGCGGACTGTTGGCCTGGTTCATTGCCGGGCCGGAGCGAATATCCGTGGGCGCCGGGGCCGGCGCTGCTATGGGCGGATTTCTCGGGGTGCAGATTTCGATGTTGCTGGATATGCGCGCGGCCAAGAAGGCCGCATCTGAGTCGGCGGATTCCTCCGTGTCACGCACAATTGAAGGAGCCTGAGACGCGATGGAAAATAAGAAGGTCCTCATCGGCTCGATCATTTTTGTCTTTGCGTCGTTCTTCCTGCTGATCGGCTTGCTGGTCAATGAGTCGTACAAGGCGAAGAAGATGAAAGAATTGGTCCTCTCGATCAAGACCGAGGCTCGTTCTGCGCCGAGCAGCGTCCCGTCGCAGGATTACTCCATGTATAAAACGAAGATCGGCGACGAGGGCCGCGAGATGGTGCAGATCCCTGAAGGGCCCTTCATCATGGGCAGCAAGGATGGGGACCCGGACGAAGCGCCGGAGCGGCAAGTGTTTCTCAAGGCCTTCTACCTCGACAAGAAAGAGGTCTCGCAAGAGGAATATGCCCGGTTTGCCAAAATGACGAAGCGGCCGCTGCCCAAGATCGAAGTGTTTGAAGACGATCAATCCAAGCTGCTAAAGCCGGAGTTTGCGGCGATGAGCGTCACCTGGGACGAGGCGGGGGCCTATTGCAAGTGGGCGGGCAAGCGCCTTCCCACGGAAGCAGAATGGGAAAAGGCCGGCCGCGGCGAGGGGAAGAGGAGGTATGCCTGGGGCGATACCTTTATCAGCGGCCGCGCCAATGCCAATGTGGACGGAAGTGAAGATGGGTATCGGTATCTCGCGCCTCCCGGATCGTTCGAGTCCGGGCGAAGTCCCTATGGCATCTATGACATGACCGGGAATGTCGCGGAATGGGTTGCGGATTCGTATGACGAGCACTACTACCAGAAAGCGCCCTACCGTGATCCGAAGGGGGCTGAGGCTGCAGAGGATTTGAAGGTCGTGCGGGGAGGGTCCTGGCGGGAGACCGAGCATAATGCGCGGCTCTCCAAGCGATTCGCCGCGAAACATTGGCGGGCGGACATTACGATCGGGTTCCGTTGTGCCAGCGATATGGAGGTTGGAGACAGCCCCGCGGCGCCATAACAGACATGCTCGAAACTAAATTCAAGGTCCTGTTTCTTCTTGCCGTCCTCGCCTTTGCTGCGCTCCCTATTATGGGGATCATCCGCGGCACCACCTTGACGCCGTTTGAAGATTCTCCAAACGACTCTACAGATGTGGCTCCGTTGGAGCCGGCCGATCCTGCTCAGGTTGCTCGCGAAGAGCCGGTCCAGGAAGAACTGGTTTCGATCCCGGCTGGCCCCTTTATCCGTGGGACCGATCATGACGGATTTGATGAACGGCCGCAGCGCATGTTGCTGCTCGATGCCTTTGCGATCGATCGGTATGAAGTGACCAACTTTCAGTATCAGCAATTTGTGGAGGCGACCGGCCATCGTAAGTCCGGCCCCCCCTCCCGCTACGCCAAGAACATGAGCAAGATGCGCAGCCTCAATCAGCCCGTGGTCTATGTGTCATGGGAAGATGCGGAGGCCTATTGCCAGTGGAAGGGACGGCGGCTTCCCACTGAG is a window from the Nitrospirota bacterium genome containing:
- a CDS encoding DUF420 domain-containing protein, yielding MIEWLKQPGFFGTHATVGADMSQLMATFFTGLFVIGWIQARRRRADAHHWMMLGGMIAMVAFFMSYYLFRQLGVLAFEGKEGFGGSQALYDYVFIPVLTLHIVLVILGLIMAIYMIVLGFRSQQVVDGARSLREALLLTTWRKVGLVFGSLTALVMLLFFSRVATAGFSMRKFEVYLSLLLLIAIVFSVEMTIQRIWPNGARRHRALGLFTMIVYCVLFVTGTTTYTMLYLLYPGKIG
- a CDS encoding PCP reductase family protein, whose translation is MHTEGIEERSYDDGTPQWFIRTECRGCGLKVGIDVPAGQTGELVDRMMWTDDALHRLDRIPPYLAPLFRAEVEQDVRTRGERVIAYDTLLRPRTGERIEWEPEAERRLERVPAPVRAMARIELERTVADRGETRITVALMEEVKARYFGMAAQKT
- a CDS encoding DUF3047 domain-containing protein; translation: MNRGVMIQRYLAVWLVLCGSFMMQGAVSAQNQSLVLEDFQAKETDGFPSNWDHENQRSHSKGRDAYKIQTENGVSFLAAKDAGQRIKKKKIDWDPKAFPVLTWRWRLNKAAAGTEPIAAIYASLDTDLMFIPVFTKYIWSATKPEGVLSEGGMFSGAEIVVQSGTKDVGQWIEERVNVYEDFKRIHKHEPAAKAWGISIIAGPGVEIDFGSLVASAGH
- a CDS encoding SUMF1/EgtB/PvdO family nonheme iron enzyme → MVQIPEGPFIMGSKDGDPDEAPERQVFLKAFYLDKKEVSQEEYARFAKMTKRPLPKIEVFEDDQSKLLKPEFAAMSVTWDEAGAYCKWAGKRLPTEAEWEKAGRGEGKRRYAWGDTFISGRANANVDGSEDGYRYLAPPGSFESGRSPYGIYDMTGNVAEWVADSYDEHYYQKAPYRDPKGAEAAEDLKVVRGGSWRETEHNARLSKRFAAKHWRADITIGFRCASDMEVGDSPAAP
- a CDS encoding SUMF1/EgtB/PvdO family nonheme iron enzyme produces the protein MLETKFKVLFLLAVLAFAALPIMGIIRGTTLTPFEDSPNDSTDVAPLEPADPAQVAREEPVQEELVSIPAGPFIRGTDHDGFDERPQRMLLLDAFAIDRYEVTNFQYQQFVEATGHRKSGPPSRYAKNMSKMRSLNQPVVYVSWEDAEAYCQWKGRRLPTEAEWEKAMRGTDGRLWPWGDVEQPNGANWARVQDGHEVAAAVGAVLTDKSPYGVMDGAGNVMEWVADWYAESYFAEASEQNPQGPDSGTYRVLRGGGYATTGADIRITSRSKMVPDFRDETIGFRCAVSGAK